One segment of Alnus glutinosa chromosome 2, dhAlnGlut1.1, whole genome shotgun sequence DNA contains the following:
- the LOC133860467 gene encoding LEAF RUST 10 DISEASE-RESISTANCE LOCUS RECEPTOR-LIKE PROTEIN KINASE-like 1.3 — FPLVKLQQFVQLRRDQQHRVSFLGRNPTQWLWASWTEAQLRGSVTNIKIRNVTYRVLDVNPKTQILKISREDYLTGICSPELVNTTLDPTLFDYGAPGYQNLTLAYGCASSWLPLPGQLSCPTSGDVQVELGAHGPNEECNVSVVVAVLLSNPLLTLVLSELERVIREGFDVEWKVDTAACRDCMTDCGYNLKLNRPICYFSPSKPGLQEKPILLCAQLSETI, encoded by the exons TTCCCACTCGTCAAGCTGCAGCAATTTGTTCAACTGCGGAGAGATCAACAACATCGGGTTTCCTTTCTGGGGAGAAACCCGACCCAGTGGTTGTGGGCATCCTGGACTGAAGCTCAACTGCGAGGAAGTGTTACTAACATAAAGATTAGGAACGTGACATACCGCGTGCTAGATGTCAATCCCAAAACCCAAATACTCAAAATTTCAAGAGAAGACTACTTGACCGGAATTTGTTCGCCAGAATTAGTGAATACCACTCTCGACCCCACACTTTTTGATTATGGCGCCCCTGGTTACCAGAATCTTACATTAGCCTACGGTTGTGCTTCTTCTTGGTTACCTCTCCCTGGACAACTCAGTTGCCCCACAAGTGGGGATGTGCAGGTGGAGCTGGGAGCTCATGGGCCTAATGAGGAATGTAACGTAAGCGTGGTTGTCGCAGTTCTTCTCAGTAATCCATTATTGACGTTGGTTTTGTCGGAATTAGAGCGAGTCATTAGAGAAGGATTCGATGTGGAATGGAAGGTGGATACTGCAGCGTGTAGGGACTGCATGACAGACTGTGGTTATAACCTCAAGTTGAATCGACCAATATGCTATTTCTCCCCATCTAAACCAG GACTACAGGAGAAACCAATTTTGTTATGCGCACAGTTGTCCGAGACAATCTAA